The Juglans microcarpa x Juglans regia isolate MS1-56 chromosome 8S, Jm3101_v1.0, whole genome shotgun sequence genome has a window encoding:
- the LOC121243937 gene encoding U3 small nucleolar RNA-associated protein 21 homolog, translating to MGIFEPYRALGYITSSIPFAVQRLGTETFVTVSVGKAFQVYNCEKLNLVIVGPQLPKKIRALASYREYTFVAYGNEIAVFKRAHQVENWNGHNAKVNLLLVFGEHILSVDVEGNMFMWTFKGINQTSPPFGHISLGEKFTPSCIVHPDTYLNKVILGSQEGSLQLWNISTKKKLYEFKGWNSAISSCVSSPALDVVAVGCADGKIHVHNIRYDEELVTFTHSTRGAVTALSFSTDGQPLLASGGSSGVISIWNLEKRRLQSVIRDAHDSSIVSLHFFANEPALLSSSADNSIKKWKFGTSDGDPNLHSFRCGHSAPPLCIRFYADGRFILSAGQDRAFRLFSVIQDKQSKELSQHHVSKRAKKLRVKEEEIKLKPVISFDCAEIRERDWCNVVTCHMDTAQAYVWRLKHFVLGEHILNPCPEDPTPVKACAISACGNFALLGTAGGWMERFNLQSGISRGSYLDMSERRSCAHDGEVVGVACDATNTLMISAGYHGDIKVWDFKGRELKFRWEVGSSVVKIVYHRVNGLLATVGDDFIIRLFDVVALRMVRKFEGHTDRITDLCFSEDGKWLMSSSMDGSLRIWDVILARQIDAMHVDVPITALSLSPNMDVLATTHVDQNGVYLWVNQVMFSGASNANSYGTGKEVVSVKLPPVSSMESSQAEDSDEPVVNHSQSKDAPAFRSQDQQIPDLVTLSLLPKSQWQSLINLDIIKVRNKPIEPPKKPELAPFFLPSVPSLSGEILFKPSKIATEERDAKVEEVENNRRQSGMPTSQFLQLLQSSMEMKNFSAFTEYIKGLSPSTLDVELRMLQIIDDDDQQEPDKRPELFTIDLLLDYFIHEISCRNDFEFIQAVIRLFLKIHGETVRRQSRLQEKARKLLEIQSTVWQRVDKLFQSTRCMVTFLSNSQF from the exons ATGGGAATATTCGAACCGTACAGAGCTCTAGGGTACATAACGAGCAGCATCCCCTTCGCCGTCCAGCGACTTGGCACCGAAACCTTCGTTACCGTCAGCGTCGGCAAAGCTTTCCAAGTTTACAAT tGCGAGAAGCTTAATCTAGTTATTGTCG GTCCTCAATTGCCAAAGAAGATTCGCGCTCTTGCTTCCTATCGTGAGTACACATTTGTTGCCTACGGGAATGAGATTGCAGTTTTCAAGCGTGCTCACCAG GTAGAAAATTGGAACGGGCACAATGCTAAAGTCAATTTGTTGCTGGTGTTTGGAGAACATATCCTTAGTGTTGATGTTGAAGGTAACATGTTCATGTGGACATTTAAAGGAATCAACCAGACTTCTCCTCCCTTTGGACACATCTCGCTAGGTGAAAAATTTACTCCTAGCTGTATAGTGCATCCAGATACTTATTTGAATAAG GTTATTCTTGGGAGCCAGGAAGGTTCTCTGCAGCTTTGGAACATTAGTACAAAGAAAAAGCTCTATGAGTTCAAGGGCTGGAACTCAGCTATATCCAGTTGTGTTTCATCACCAGCACTTGATGTTGTTGCAGTTGGCTGTGCTGATGGAAAGATTCATGTTCACAACATTCGTTATGATGAGGAATTGGTTACCTTCACACATTCTACACGAGGTGCTGTGACTGCCTTATCTTTCAGCACAG ATGGACAACCTCTTCTAGCCTCCGGAGGTTCATCTGGTGTCATCAGCATATGGAATCTTGAAAAAAGAAGGCTCCAATCAGTAATAAGAGATGCTCATGATAGTTCGATAGTTTCACTGCATTTTTTTGCCAATGAGCCTGCCTTATTGAGTTCCTCAGCAGACAACTCTATTAAG AAGTGGAAATTTGGCACGAGTGATGGAGATCCTAATCTTCATAGCTTTAGATGTGGACACAGCGCTCCTCCACTTTGCATAAG GTTTTATGCGGATGGGAGGTTCATTCTATCTGCTGGACAGGATCGTGCCTTCCGCCTTTTCTCTGTAATTCAG GACAAGCAAAGTAAAGAGCTTTCACAGCATCATGTCTCTAAACGAGCCAAGAAACTGAGGGTGAAG gaAGAAGAGATAAAATTGAAGCCTGTTATTTCATTTGATTGCG CTGAAATTAGAGAGCGGGATTGGTGCAATGTGGTTACATGTCATATGGATACTGCACAGGCATATGTGTGGAGACTTAAACACTTTGTTCTTGGTGAGCATATTCTGAATCCATGCCCAGAAGATCCAACACCTGTTAAG GCCTGTGCCATTTCTGCATGTGGCAATTTTGCCTTGTTAGGGACAGCAGGTGGTTGGATGGAACGATTCAACCTTCAGTCAGGAATCAGCCGAGGCAGCTATCTGGACATGTCAGAAAGAAGAAGTTGTGCCCATGATGGGGAAGTAGTTGGAGTTGCTTGTGATGCAACAAATACTCTCATGATAAGCGCAGGATATCATGGAGACATAAAg GTATGGGATTTCAAGGGTCGTGAACTAAAATTCAGATGGGAAGTTGGTTCTTCTGTTGTTAAGATTGTTTACCATCGCGTTAATG gTCTTTTGGCTACTGTAGGTGATGATTTCATTATCCgtttgtttgatgttgtggcGTTGAGAATGGTACGTAAATTTGAAGGCCATACGGATCGCATTACAGATTTGTGTTTTAGTGAGGATGGAAAATGGCTCATGTCATCAAGTATGGATGGAAGTCTTCGAATCTGGGATGTTATCTTAGCACGACAGATAGATGCGATGCATGTTGATGTTCCTATCACAGCATTGTCTCTGTCTCCAAATATGGATGTTTTAGCAACTACCCACGTCGATCAAAATGGGGTCTACTTATG GGTAAATCAGGTGATGTTTTCTGGAGCTTCAAATGCCAATTCCTACGGAACTGGAAAAGAAGTTGTGAGCGTTAAGCTGCCTCCTGTCTCTTCAATGGAAAGTTCCCAAGCTGAGGATTCTGATGAACCTGTTGTGAACCACTCGCAGTCTAAGGATGCTCCTGCTTTCCGGTCTCAAGATCAGCAAATTCCTGATCTAGTTACACTCTCATTATTGCCTAAAAGCCAGTGGCAAAGCTTGATCAATCTAGACATCATAAAG GTCCGCAATAAGCCAATTGAGCCACCAAAGAAACCTGAACTGGCTCCCTTCTTCTTGCCTTCTGTTCCATCTCTCTCTGGAGAAATATTGTTTAAGCCTAGTAAGATAGCAACTGAAGAGAGAGATGCAAAAGTTGAGGAGGTGGAAAACAACAGGAGGCAATCTGGCATGCCAACATCCCAATTTCTGCAACTCCTTCAGTCTTCTATGGAGatgaaaaatt TTTCGGCATTTACTGAGTATATTAAAGGTTTGTCTCCATCAACTTTGGATGTGGAACTTCGAATGCTTCAAATtatagatgatgatgatcagcaAGAACCAGATAAGAGGCCAGAGTTATTTACGATTGACTTACTTTTGGATTACTTTATACACGAGATCTCCTGCAGAAACgattttgagtttattcaaGCAGTCATCAGGTTGTTTCTGAAG ATACATGGAGAGACGGTTAGGCGCCAGTCAAGACTACAGGAGAAGGCAAGGAAGCTTCTAGAAATACAGTCCACGGTGTGGCAAAGAGTAGACAAACTGTTCCAAAGTACGAGATGCATGGTGACCTTTCTTAGCAATTCACAATTTTAA